A part of Capsicum annuum cultivar UCD-10X-F1 chromosome 6, UCD10Xv1.1, whole genome shotgun sequence genomic DNA contains:
- the LOC107874154 gene encoding uncharacterized protein LOC107874154 has protein sequence MRLEASINVARLLLYYGLPFRGHDESESSSNQGYFLIFLRWHRDNHLDVGKVILEKAPQNDTLTCPMIQNDIVNACAKQTLKVIIADLNGDYFAIAKTHVEVEDFFYHVTNVLNVVEGSFKRRDLLRHHQAKNSKQLLESGEAHTGQGLHQERGLQRPGDTRWGSHFKTLDNFLVIFSSIVHVLGVIEIEGSTSSNRNQAEYLLTKFLNISKKRLQDMRENGWKSLVNDVSSFCDSHDILIPKLDESYFPEKSKRKCLDVFYSHHLRVEIFCAVIDVQPQELNERFDVVSSDLLLGMGSLNPVNSFSNFDKGRIMTLAKCYPNEFDDGKLRDLSYQLNTFIIHMRGGNSKFYNLQEIRDLTKTLVEKNLVETYSLVYLLVKLTLILPVAMATVEKVFSSMKHIKMKCEIVLVINI, from the exons ATGCGTTTGGAAGCTTCAATTAATGTGGCAAGACTTCTTTTGTATTATGGATTGCCTTTTCGAGGTCATGACGAAAGTGAATCTTCAAGTAATCAAGgctactttttaatatttttgcggTGGCACAGAGACAACCATCTGGATGTGGGAAAAGTGATATTAGAAAAAGCTCCACAAAATGATACTTTGACTTGTCCTATGATCCAAAACGATATTGTTAATGCTTGTGCTAAACAAACATTGAAAGTTATAATTGCGGACTTGAATGGAGATTATTTTG CTATTGCTAAAACACATGTGGAAGTTGAAGACTTTTTTTATCATGTTactaatgtgttgaatgttgtGGAAGGATCTTTTAAACGTCGAGATTTACTTCGTCATCACCAAGCCAAAAATTCGAAGCAATTACTTGAGTCTGGTGAAGCTCATACCGGACAAGGATTACATCAAGAGCGTGGGCTTCAAAGACCAGGTGATACTCGTTGGGGATCACATTTCAAAACATTGGATAACTTTCTTGTTATTTTCTCATCCATTGTTCACGTTCTTGGAgtgattgaaattgaaggttcTACTTCAAGTAATAGAAATCAAGCGGAATATCTTTTGACAAAG TTTCTTAACATCTCAAAGAAAAGATTGCAAGATATGAGAGAGAATGGGTGGAAATCTTTGGTGAATGATGTTTCTTCATTTTGTGATTCACATGATATCTTGATTCCCAAATTAGATGAGTCTTATTTTCCCGAAAAGTCAAAGCGTAAGTGTTTAGATGTTTTTTATTCGCACCACTTGCGTGTTGAAATCTTTTGTGCGGTCATTGATGTGCAACCTCAAGAGCTTAATGAGCGTTTTGATGTAGTAAGTAGTGATTTGCTTCTTGGGATGGGTAGCTTGAATCCTgtcaattctttttctaattttgacaAAGGTAGAATCATGACTTTAGCAAAGTGTTAtccaaatgagtttgatgatggaAAGCTTCGAGATTTGAGTTACCAACTTAATACCTTCATAATTCATATGCGAGGTGGTAATTCCAAATTCTACAACTTGCAAGAAATTCGTGATTTGACAAAGACATTAGTTGAGAAAAATCTTGTggagacttattcacttgtttatttacttgtgAAGTTGACTTTGATTTTACCCGTCGCTATGGCAACTgttgaaaaagtattctcttccaTGAAGCACATAAAAATGAAGTGTGAAATAGTATTGGTGATCAATATTTAA